The Acetoanaerobium noterae genome window below encodes:
- the secD gene encoding protein translocase subunit SecD, producing the protein MKFKNLSLFILIILIVACFSYTAINGLNIGNIKLSPVGKQINQGLDLKGGVFVVYEAKTDAKGEELSKIIDQTIEVFRKRVDGMGLTEPVIVKEGDNRIRIELPGVNDAQQAIETIGKTAQLQFILPDGNVVVSGAEVTKADVMIDSRNNQPFVSLEFNSEGSKKFAEATRSLAPTNEPIFIVLDGEVISSPRVNEEIPNGQAQVTGNFTIESASELAGLIRAGALPVDFEEVQSSTITATLGEEALDKSIYGASIGILLVMLFMILYYRLPGLMAAIALVAYILIVIYTYIGINATLTLPGIAAMILSVGMAVDANVIIFERIKEEIRSGKSIRVSVDSGFQKAMSTIIDSQITTFIAGVVLYNFGTGSIKGFAITLMIGIMASMFTAIIITRFLLKSAIGISNVKNTKFFGV; encoded by the coding sequence ATGAAATTTAAAAACTTAAGTCTTTTTATATTAATAATATTAATAGTAGCTTGCTTTAGCTATACTGCCATTAATGGACTAAATATTGGGAATATAAAACTTTCTCCAGTAGGGAAGCAAATCAATCAAGGGCTAGACCTCAAAGGTGGAGTTTTTGTAGTTTATGAAGCAAAAACTGATGCCAAGGGTGAAGAATTAAGTAAAATTATAGACCAAACAATCGAAGTTTTCAGAAAAAGAGTAGATGGTATGGGTTTAACTGAACCTGTAATTGTAAAAGAGGGCGATAATAGAATAAGAATTGAGCTTCCAGGGGTAAATGATGCTCAGCAAGCTATAGAAACTATAGGGAAAACTGCTCAATTACAGTTTATTTTGCCAGATGGAAATGTAGTGGTTTCTGGTGCTGAAGTTACAAAAGCTGATGTTATGATAGATAGCAGAAATAACCAGCCATTTGTATCTTTAGAATTTAATAGTGAGGGAAGCAAAAAATTTGCTGAGGCAACAAGAAGCTTAGCTCCTACTAATGAGCCGATTTTCATAGTACTTGATGGTGAAGTTATATCAAGTCCAAGAGTTAACGAAGAAATACCTAATGGTCAAGCTCAAGTAACTGGTAATTTTACAATAGAGAGTGCTTCAGAATTAGCTGGATTAATTAGGGCAGGTGCACTACCAGTTGATTTTGAGGAAGTTCAAAGCTCTACTATAACAGCTACTCTAGGAGAAGAAGCTTTAGATAAAAGTATATATGGAGCAAGTATAGGAATATTATTAGTAATGCTTTTCATGATACTTTACTATAGACTACCTGGATTAATGGCGGCTATAGCTCTAGTAGCATATATATTGATAGTAATATATACATATATTGGAATAAATGCAACATTGACTTTGCCGGGAATTGCAGCGATGATTCTATCAGTTGGTATGGCAGTTGATGCTAATGTAATAATTTTTGAAAGAATTAAGGAAGAAATTAGAAGTGGTAAATCTATAAGAGTATCTGTAGATTCAGGTTTTCAAAAAGCTATGTCAACCATTATTGATTCACAAATAACAACCTTTATTGCAGGTGTAGTGCTATATAATTTTGGTACAGGTAGCATTAAAGGATTTGCTATAACTTTGATGATTGGTATTATGGCATCGATGTTTACAGCTATTATTATCACTAGATTTTTATTGAAATCTGCTATTGGTATATCAAATGTTAAAAATACCAAATTCTTTGGAGTATAG